A window of Companilactobacillus allii genomic DNA:
TATCCAAGAAATATATCCCACCATTAGTTGGTTGATCGTTCAAAAAACTCAATACTTCATCTGGAAATTGGGTTTTGAGTGCAATATCAAATAGCTCACTGTGGAACAACATGTAATTCTTGACCAAGACTTCGAATTGTTCTAATTGGACCAAATCATCTTCACAAATAATAACAGAATAACTCATTGTATATCTCCTTTCAAAATCACATATTGCAAATGAAATACGTTGTCACGTTCACTATTTTGAATCAGTAAGTTAGGGTAGCGTTTCTTGATTTCTTGGATATTTGATAATCCGAATCCAGAATGATCCTTTTTGGTTGAATAGCCTACCTGATTGATCGAATCAATATTTTCAGCTTCAGAGACAGTGTTGTCGATTATAAAAGTTACCTGTTTAGTCTCATTGATAATGGCTAGTTGAATATTTCCATTATCTTGCTTCTTAACTTCATCGATTGCATTGTCGATGGCAATACCCAACAATCGAACTAGGTCAAAGACATTGATAGGGGAATCATCAATAATATAATGGCATTCAAAAGTACATTCTATGTTTTCTTGATTGATCTTATTCAACTTGCTGATGAAAAGACTCTTCAAATAAGGGTTTTGAATATTATTCAAGTCTTTGTATAGCTTCATTGAGACATTATTGAAATAGTTATTGGAGTAGTTTTCGAACTTATCAAGTGAAGCATTCCATTCATCATTTTGCTTTGAGTCAGCAATAGTTCTTAGACTTAGTAGCATATTCTCATAATCATGTTTGAACTTTCGCAGATTTAGCTGGTCAATTTCTAATTGATCTGTATATGTCTTGAGATTCTTTAATTGTTCTTGGGATAATTGTTGTTGATAGATTGTCTTTTGTCGTTTGGTTTCTAGTAAGAAAATCAAAAGAAGCACAATTAATTGGAGTACAACGAAGAATAAAATACCGATCAAAAACTTGCGGTAGATAGCAAATCTATGGATGAAGTTCATGAAAATCGATAAGACGATGAAGAAGTAACTCAGTAATAATACTGGTATAGGGGAGTTATTGGTATTTATGAAGCGACTGATATGTAATTTACGATATAGTAGTACCACAATAGCTGAAAGAACTAGTTCAAGACCGCTGCTAATGGCAGTGAAGGCGAATCCTTGAATATTTGTGGATGAAACAAACGGTATCAAAATAGCAGACATTAAAATGTCTACTATATATATAGTTATCGCTGTCGTGATTGCACTACTCAATAAGAAGTAATTACGCTTTCTTTGCCAGTTGAATATGAGATACAAGCCAATCACAAAAATCAAATAACTCCAGTCATCGACCAAATAATCAGTGATCGCAGTGATCACAAATAAAATGGCTATTAAGACAGACTTAATTGGATTAAGTTGTAATTTGTCGTTATATATCAAAAAGAAAATTCCAAATGTTATTAACCAAGACAGAGTCAATCCCAATACAAATGCTCCAGTGTTAACGTAGATCATCACAATCCCCCCACTCTTACTTAAGGATACAGTAAGAATCAGGTTAGTGAAATAGTTATAAATCTAATATAACTATTTAAATTTAGCATATTTTGAAAATCAATCATGTTGTTCATGCCAAGCTTTGATTTGAGCTAGTCGGTCTTTGAAGCGGTTCTCATTTCCCTGTTCAGTTGGAGCATAATATTCATGTCCTTCTAGAGATGGTGGCATGGTTTTCATTGTGGTCAGTTTATCTTTAGCGTAATGTGCCAGTTCGTAATCCTTACCATATCCCAAGTCCTTCATCAGCTTGGTAGGTGCATTACGTATTTGTAAAGGAACAGGGTCATTGACGGTTTCTTTGACATCTTTAGCTGCAGCAAGTCTGGCTTTGTAAATGGCATTAGACTTTGGAGCTAGCGATAGATAGGTCACAGCTTCAACCAAATGAACGTCACATT
This region includes:
- a CDS encoding GHKL domain-containing protein; its protein translation is MIYVNTGAFVLGLTLSWLITFGIFFLIYNDKLQLNPIKSVLIAILFVITAITDYLVDDWSYLIFVIGLYLIFNWQRKRNYFLLSSAITTAITIYIVDILMSAILIPFVSSTNIQGFAFTAISSGLELVLSAIVVLLYRKLHISRFINTNNSPIPVLLLSYFFIVLSIFMNFIHRFAIYRKFLIGILFFVVLQLIVLLLIFLLETKRQKTIYQQQLSQEQLKNLKTYTDQLEIDQLNLRKFKHDYENMLLSLRTIADSKQNDEWNASLDKFENYSNNYFNNVSMKLYKDLNNIQNPYLKSLFISKLNKINQENIECTFECHYIIDDSPINVFDLVRLLGIAIDNAIDEVKKQDNGNIQLAIINETKQVTFIIDNTVSEAENIDSINQVGYSTKKDHSGFGLSNIQEIKKRYPNLLIQNSERDNVFHLQYVILKGDIQ